One genomic region from Anguilla rostrata isolate EN2019 chromosome 2, ASM1855537v3, whole genome shotgun sequence encodes:
- the LOC135249083 gene encoding plancitoxin-1-like has product MMDKTTGVWLLHSTPKFPYDRKQGIFWPESGTRNAQIFICVTFAYSQFDKIGEHLLNIRAFPFDHYIPNNFHRELRRVVNKEDINPNQRPFLAQVLTSSAGQTFRSFAKYSSSSCNGTDIYPLIAKNLKSNLAAQTWRGNAEDKESDFPEEGTGGCSEGTGNCMEEGRREDSLEEGTVGCSEGTGDCPDRWRVSTILKIEMLKMGQKVSWRNGRDHSKWCVTEDQKNPWTCIADLNRAQPQHKRPGGALCIYTRRLRRMFTGFIKRKNLEVV; this is encoded by the exons ATGATGGATAAAACAACTGGGGTCTGGCTGCTACACAGCACACCAAAGTTCCCCTACGACAGAAAACAAGGCATATTCTGGCCTGAATCTGGAACAAGAAATGCTCAGATTTTTATCTGTGTAACATTTGCCTACAGCCAATTTGACAAAATAG GTGAACACCTCCTGAACATCAGAGCTTTCCCATTTGATCATTACATTCCAAATAACTTTCATCGAGAGCTCCGCCGTGTTGTAAATAAAGAAGACATCAATCCAAACCAAAGACCTTTCCTGGCCCAGGTGTTGACATCATCAGCTGGTCAAACGTTCAGAAGTTTTGCTAAATACAGCTCAAGTTCATGCAATG GCACAGATATTTATCCTCTTATTGCCAAGAACCTGAAGAGTAACCTGGCTGCCCAGACCTGGAGGGGAAACGCAGAAGATAAGGAGTCAGACTTCCCTGAAGAGGGGACGGGAGGCTGTTCAGAGGGGACCGGTAACTGTAtggaagaggggaggagggaagacAGTCTGGAGGAGGGGACGGTAGGCTGTTCAGAGGGGACAGGAGACTGTCCAGACAGATGGAGAGTTTCCACTATTCTTAAAATAGAGATGCTTAAAATGGGCCAGAAGGTTTCATGGCGCAATGGACGAGATCATTCCAAGTGGTGTGTGACTGAGGATCAGAAAAATCCATGGACCTGTATTGCTGATTTGAACAGAGCACAACCGCAACACAAGAGGCCGGGGGGGGCTCTATGTATTTATACGAGACGTTTACGGAGGATGTTCACGGGTTTCATTAAGCGTAAAAATCTTGAAGTAGTTTAG